A genomic window from Ananas comosus cultivar F153 linkage group 22, ASM154086v1, whole genome shotgun sequence includes:
- the LOC109727647 gene encoding pentatricopeptide repeat-containing protein At3g51320-like, with protein MPRRDLVSFHSMVGAYSLAGDLPAARALFDSMERRNVVSWNVMIGGYVKAKLPEHALELFREMMGVGNLRGSATTMVSVATACARLGRLNGGREVHGFFLRNFAEDNLVFWTAVVDLYGKCRRAAVAQKVFDGMPERNLVCWNAMIVGHCVYGDPEDGLALFCEMVGGGDCCDDGTEEGNARKERKPVFSPDEVTFVGVLCACARAGLLVEGKRYFEQMTELYNLKPMFAHYWCMANLYGALGLLQEAEEVLKSMSEETKALALGGLLGLCRFRGEVELGERIALRLIELEPNNGMYYALLCSVYVAAGRWDEAQKVKAMMKEKAVRFRPGHRLTNLNEIVHKFKVGDRSQMHSKEIYMILDDLATRLRLKSTEDG; from the exons atgccgcgCCGGGACCTCGTCTCCTTCCACTCCATGGTCGGCGCCtactccctcgccggcgacctCCCCGCCGCGCGCGCGCTCTTCGACTCGATGGAGCGCCGGAACGTCGTCTCCTGGAACGTCATGATCGGCGGGTACGTCAAGGCGAAGCTCCCCGAGCACGCTCTGGAGCTCTTCAGGGAGATGATGGGGGTGGGGAATTTGAGGGGGAGCGCGACGACGATGGTGAGCGTGGCGACTGCGTGCGCGAGGCTGGGGAGGCTAAACGGGGGCAGGGAGGTGCACGGGTTCTTCCTGCGGAACTTTGCAGAGGACAATTTGGTGTTTTGGACTGCGGTGGTGGACTTGTACGGGAAGTGCCGTAGGGCGGCGGTCGCGCAGAAGGTGTTCGATGGAATGCCGGAGAGGAATTTGGTGTGTTGGAACGCGATGATTGTGGGGCATTGTGTTTACGGGGATCCGGAGGACGGGCTCGCACTGTTTTGTGAGATGGTGGGGGGAG GCGATTGTTGTGATGATGGTACAGAAGAAGGTAATGCACGGAAAGAACGAAAACCAGTATTCTCGCCGGACGAAGTTACCTTCGTGGGAGTCCTTTGCGCTTGTGCCCGAGCCGGCCTCCTAGTCGAGGGTAAAAGATATTTCGAACAAATGACGGAACTATACAATCTTAAACCGATGTTCGCTCACTATTGGTGCATGGCCAATCTCTATGGAGCTCTAGGGCTTTTGCAAGAAGCTGAGGAAGTGTTAAAAAGCATGTCGGAGGAGACAAAAGCACTGGCATTGGGTGGCTTGCTCGGTTTATGCCGATTTAGAGGAGAGGTGGAGTTGGGCGAACGAATAGCCTTGAGGTTAATCGAATTGGAACCCAATAATGGTATGTACTATGCGTTGTTATGTAGCGTTTATGTCGCAGCAGGTAGATGGGATGAAGCTCAGAAGGTGAAGGCGATGATGAAGGAAAAAGCAGTGAGGTTTAGGCCTGGTCATAGGCTTACAAATTTGAATGAGATTGTTCACAAGTTTAAAGTTGGGGATAGGTCCCAAATGCATTCAAAGGAGATTTACATGATACTGGATGACTTAGCCACGAGGCTAAGGTTAAAAAGCACCGAAGATGGTTAA
- the LOC109727648 gene encoding bark storage protein A-like isoform X2 has translation MSGQRRLNAGITVQILLDVFNIRGIVHYGTAGSANDSLSCGDVSVPKFVAYTGSWEWTKFGSTSEPSRDLMFGEYNVPTEGTNLLSSVEFKTEEFYSVGKPMEEVFWLEVNAAWFRVAEQLKVQLERCVNKTYCLPEAPKVVFGLKASTADVFVDNAAYREFLFKEFEVSTVDEESAAVIMTAMSISVPVAVFRGVSDLAGGDANWSSTALSDLASTNALKVAVEFIAAIGK, from the exons ATGTCGGGACAACGAAGG TTGAATGCAGGGATCACAGTACAGATTCTTCTGGATGTTTTTAACATCAGAGGAATCGTGCACTACGGGACGGCCGGAAGCGCGAACGATTCATTGTCCTGCGGCGATGTCAGCGTCCCGAAGTTTGTCGCGTACACCGGATCTTGGGAATGGACG AAATTTGGGTCGACAAGTGAGCCATCTCGGGATCTGATGTTTGGAGAATACAATGTACCGACGGAGGGGACGAACTTGTTATCTTCAGTGGAGTTCAAGACTGAGGAGTTCTACTCAGTTGGCAAGCCAATGGAGGAAGTATTCTGGCTAGAAGTGAATGCAGCATGGTTTCGAGTCGCAGAACAGCTTAAG GTGCAACTGGAAAGATGTGTTAACAAAACTTACTGCTTGCCGGAGGCCCCGAAAGTAGTCTTCGGGCTCAAAGCATCGACTGCCGATGTGTTTGTAGACAACGCGGCATATAGAGAGTTCCTTTTTAAGGAATTCGAAGTCTCGACGGTGGATGAGGAGAGTGCAGCTGTGATTATG ACTGCTATGTCTATTTCTGTACCTGTTGCTGTATTCCGCGGAGTATCGGATTTGGCGGGTGGAGATGCAAATTGGTCATCCACAGCTCTAAGTGATTTAGCTTCTACTAATGCACTGAAAGTAGCAGTGGAGTTTATAGCAGCAATTGGGAAGTAG